In the Rubripirellula tenax genome, one interval contains:
- a CDS encoding YbcC family protein — translation MSPTLSIPSVADPSLAASSAHSAPWSDGGARIREILEQVCSSMTAVWPLKDYVAVNPLGGFTEHRFLDARKKLRVYSDCETLMPLAYYANELKQGRLTVEAIELAIKELATDESIANANLTSESMVKQLRSFDPLPLLVQPTGTSTNKDRSLRTISEFVDGQKGTDWTTTIREEVSKHCAAHYDDGQAAWQSPWKDLPLYQAWLSAASRDRKIEILGLQGFRKFVTAMPATPEESIAMCLNSLGVPSPLWEGFLSCQMQSVSGWAAWAKFQVDMASRKDELSTDLIALIAMRLAYDVVLANQATVSVPWDAMAAGDQDQVDVSSSGAWSNRDDIALRHLLLRACEIEFRERLLLRLNVLPDVPDTAVPSSTVAQMVFCIDVRSERMRRHLEATSNREIETFGFAGFFGLPIEFVPIGSSSGNAQVPLLLSPKFQVHEGLRGSGEQAALDSIAHRTTIRGFRQAWKRFSTSAVGCFAAVETAGLLNGFSLLKRTLRWDLGLSDGHRFDGVAKADREHLGPMLCGLNAQGITTTHQADMAEGVLRGIGLTKNFAPLVVFCGHGSRTDNNPLAAGLDCGACGGHTGESNARFAAMLLNQPFIRTNLAERGIEIPDGTRFVAALHNTTNDEIAFFETDELPEESLGDFQQLAKMTRSASERNRAERLPIIASKSVADLMDRCTDWSEVRPEWGLAGNAAFIVGSRRMTESTDLDGRTFLHTYDHKDDPSGSILESIMTAPMVVAHLINMQYYASTVDNLHFGSGTKTVHNVVGRFGLFSGNGGDLMTGLPWQSLHTGTSFQHHPLRLLSVIAAPRASIERVLAKHAGVAQLLTNQWLHLVAIDESQLFRYTDSSTWEPITSVSALSN, via the coding sequence ATGTCCCCCACTTTATCGATCCCCTCGGTCGCTGACCCTAGTCTCGCAGCCTCATCCGCACATTCGGCGCCTTGGTCGGATGGCGGGGCACGGATCCGCGAAATTCTTGAACAAGTCTGCAGTTCCATGACAGCCGTTTGGCCGTTGAAGGACTATGTCGCGGTCAACCCGCTGGGAGGCTTTACCGAACATCGTTTTCTCGACGCTCGAAAGAAACTGCGAGTCTATTCGGACTGCGAGACGCTGATGCCGCTTGCGTATTACGCCAACGAACTCAAGCAAGGACGATTGACGGTCGAAGCAATCGAACTAGCGATAAAGGAACTTGCAACCGATGAATCGATCGCAAACGCGAACCTAACTTCGGAATCGATGGTAAAGCAACTCCGTTCATTTGATCCGTTGCCGTTGTTGGTTCAGCCGACGGGTACGTCAACCAACAAAGATCGGTCGCTTCGAACCATCTCGGAATTCGTCGACGGTCAAAAGGGGACGGATTGGACAACGACCATCCGCGAGGAAGTATCAAAACACTGCGCCGCTCACTACGATGACGGTCAAGCGGCATGGCAAAGCCCATGGAAAGATCTGCCGCTGTATCAGGCATGGTTATCCGCAGCATCACGAGATCGCAAAATTGAGATCCTGGGACTGCAAGGATTTCGAAAATTTGTGACCGCGATGCCAGCGACGCCGGAGGAATCGATCGCGATGTGCCTGAACTCGCTCGGCGTTCCATCGCCGTTGTGGGAAGGCTTTCTGAGTTGTCAGATGCAATCCGTGTCAGGGTGGGCTGCGTGGGCAAAGTTCCAAGTTGACATGGCAAGTCGAAAGGATGAGCTGTCGACCGACTTGATTGCATTGATCGCGATGCGACTTGCCTATGACGTTGTCCTTGCCAATCAAGCGACGGTTTCCGTGCCGTGGGACGCGATGGCGGCGGGCGATCAAGATCAAGTCGACGTGAGTTCGTCAGGGGCATGGTCGAACCGAGACGATATTGCCCTTCGACACCTGTTACTTCGCGCTTGCGAAATCGAATTTCGCGAGCGACTTCTCCTTCGGTTGAACGTTTTGCCCGATGTACCGGACACCGCAGTTCCGTCGTCGACGGTTGCCCAAATGGTATTCTGTATCGATGTTCGGTCCGAGCGGATGCGACGCCACCTGGAAGCGACCAGCAACCGTGAAATCGAGACATTTGGCTTTGCGGGCTTCTTCGGCTTGCCGATCGAGTTTGTTCCGATCGGATCCTCATCGGGGAACGCGCAGGTACCGCTTTTGTTGTCCCCGAAATTCCAGGTTCACGAAGGACTGCGGGGCTCTGGTGAACAAGCAGCGTTGGACTCGATTGCTCACCGAACCACCATTCGCGGTTTCCGTCAGGCGTGGAAGCGATTCAGCACTTCGGCGGTCGGGTGTTTCGCGGCCGTTGAAACAGCAGGGTTGCTGAATGGTTTCTCACTTTTGAAACGCACGCTTCGTTGGGATCTTGGCTTGTCCGACGGCCACCGTTTTGACGGAGTTGCGAAGGCGGACCGCGAACATTTGGGGCCGATGCTGTGTGGGCTCAACGCACAGGGCATCACAACCACTCACCAAGCCGATATGGCGGAAGGCGTCTTGCGAGGAATCGGCCTGACCAAAAACTTCGCTCCGCTTGTCGTCTTCTGTGGCCACGGCAGCCGAACGGACAACAATCCATTGGCCGCCGGACTTGACTGTGGCGCGTGTGGCGGGCATACCGGTGAATCGAACGCGCGATTCGCCGCGATGCTGTTGAACCAACCGTTCATTCGAACGAATTTGGCCGAGCGAGGTATCGAGATTCCCGACGGCACCCGTTTCGTTGCCGCGTTGCATAACACGACCAACGACGAGATCGCATTCTTTGAAACCGACGAGCTGCCGGAGGAATCGCTTGGCGACTTCCAGCAACTGGCGAAGATGACACGATCGGCATCCGAGCGAAATCGGGCCGAACGTCTTCCCATCATCGCTTCGAAATCAGTCGCGGACCTGATGGACCGCTGTACGGATTGGTCGGAAGTTCGTCCCGAATGGGGTTTGGCGGGAAATGCGGCATTCATCGTCGGCTCCCGACGAATGACCGAGTCGACGGACTTGGACGGTCGAACTTTCCTTCACACGTATGATCATAAAGACGATCCATCGGGCTCGATTTTGGAATCGATCATGACGGCACCCATGGTGGTGGCTCACCTGATCAACATGCAATATTACGCATCAACGGTGGACAATCTTCATTTCGGCAGCGGGACGAAAACGGTTCACAACGTGGTCGGGCGGTTCGGGCTGTTTTCAGGCAATGGAGGTGACTTGATGACCGGATTGCCTTGGCAGTCACTGCACACCGGCACGTCGTTTCAACACCATCCGCTGCGGTTGCTTTCGGTGATTGCCGCGCCCCGAGCGTCCATAGAGCGGGTCCTGGCAAAACATGCCGGGGTCGCCCAATTGTTGACAAACCAATGGCTACATTTGGTCGCGATTGATGAAAGTCAGCTTTTCCGCTACACCGACTCTAGTACCTGGGAACCGATCACGTCAGTTTCCGCCCTGTCGAACTGA
- a CDS encoding ATP-binding cassette domain-containing protein: MTADSESNDQPSANPSSADEATYTEEVLYGAITRIASALGFGIDRSTVDLYEAKLLVHPDREIPASCGGLVEGCKQAGIYLKLIELSDVDEVYDLIGEGFPVVSANQDGSIAVLEKLAGRKIDISIVGGPVAPRAIGKSRLRQMLFGSEPQAVFVAKKELECDSFAAGGHAGKGHGGGGHSGGGHGGGGHGDSAHGAHHHDHPKPLRRFIGMLQLDLRDILTISLFAFVAGGLSLATPLAIESMVNVVSWGTYVQPLLVIAMMLLACLGISGFLKVLQTVLVETIQRRQLVRIVGDLAHRFPRANRESLAGEYPRELANRVFDIMTIQKATAVLLMDGVSIILTTVLGLVLLAFYHPFLLGFDIVLVISMISITWILGRGGVRTAIDESIVKYRIAHWLQDVIASPSAFKINGGEGLAVSRANRLVSLYLEQRRKQFRVVLRQVTFAIGLQVIASTAVLGLGGWLVIQGQLTLGQLVASELVVTVVVGAFAKAGKSLEKFYDLMAGIDKVGHLLDVPVDPRSSIGVSPDGPASVRWDDLEFHFATGTSKISATEISAGSRVAIVGDDVSGKSSLAKSLVGLVAPNHGVAEVAGWDAGDAGRASAGQMIAYAGDVEVFHSTLAENIDLGRSGIGQNRVREVLHLVGLWEDVLRLPDGIQTKLQSNAYPLSRTQSEKLMVARAISSHPKLLVIDGILDHLDADSRDSLFQVLADPNAPWTLVIVTNDDALASKCDQQISVRTN; the protein is encoded by the coding sequence ATGACTGCAGACTCAGAATCCAACGACCAGCCTTCGGCGAACCCGTCCTCGGCTGACGAAGCGACCTACACCGAAGAAGTGCTCTACGGTGCGATCACTCGCATCGCCTCGGCACTTGGGTTTGGGATCGACCGTAGCACCGTGGACTTGTACGAAGCCAAGTTGTTGGTGCATCCCGACCGCGAAATCCCCGCATCGTGCGGCGGGTTGGTCGAGGGTTGCAAACAGGCCGGGATCTATTTGAAGCTGATCGAATTGTCGGACGTCGACGAAGTCTACGACCTGATTGGCGAAGGATTTCCCGTCGTTTCGGCAAACCAGGATGGATCGATCGCGGTGCTGGAGAAGCTTGCCGGTCGCAAGATCGATATAAGTATCGTGGGTGGTCCGGTTGCGCCTCGCGCGATCGGAAAGTCTCGCCTCCGACAGATGCTTTTCGGTTCGGAGCCGCAGGCCGTGTTTGTCGCGAAGAAAGAATTGGAATGCGACTCGTTCGCCGCAGGCGGTCATGCCGGAAAAGGCCACGGTGGCGGTGGGCATAGCGGCGGTGGGCATGGTGGCGGGGGCCACGGTGATTCGGCCCATGGCGCGCACCATCACGACCATCCCAAACCGCTGCGCCGATTCATCGGGATGCTGCAGTTGGACTTACGAGACATTCTGACCATCTCGCTGTTCGCTTTTGTCGCTGGGGGCCTCTCGCTCGCAACGCCGCTTGCCATCGAATCGATGGTCAACGTTGTCAGCTGGGGCACCTATGTGCAGCCGCTGTTGGTGATCGCGATGATGTTATTGGCGTGCTTGGGGATCAGTGGCTTTCTAAAGGTCTTGCAAACCGTGCTTGTGGAAACGATTCAGCGACGACAATTGGTTCGGATCGTTGGCGATCTGGCGCACCGGTTCCCGCGCGCAAACCGCGAATCGCTTGCCGGCGAATACCCTCGCGAGTTGGCCAACCGAGTCTTCGACATCATGACGATCCAGAAAGCAACCGCGGTGCTGTTGATGGACGGTGTCTCGATCATCTTGACGACCGTTTTGGGATTGGTATTGCTGGCGTTCTATCACCCGTTTTTATTGGGATTCGACATCGTGTTGGTGATTAGCATGATTTCGATCACCTGGATTCTGGGACGCGGCGGCGTTCGGACCGCGATTGATGAATCGATCGTGAAGTATCGGATCGCGCATTGGTTACAGGATGTGATTGCGTCGCCGTCGGCATTCAAGATCAACGGCGGCGAAGGTCTGGCCGTTTCTCGCGCCAACCGATTGGTGTCGCTCTATCTGGAACAGCGGCGCAAACAGTTTCGTGTGGTTCTTCGTCAAGTCACGTTTGCCATTGGGTTGCAAGTCATTGCGTCGACGGCCGTGCTCGGGTTGGGCGGATGGTTGGTCATCCAAGGCCAATTGACGCTCGGACAATTGGTGGCCAGCGAGTTGGTCGTCACCGTGGTTGTGGGCGCTTTTGCCAAAGCGGGCAAGTCGCTTGAGAAGTTCTATGACTTGATGGCCGGAATCGACAAGGTCGGTCACTTGCTGGACGTCCCGGTTGATCCTCGATCGTCGATCGGAGTGAGTCCCGATGGTCCGGCCAGTGTCCGTTGGGACGATCTTGAATTTCATTTCGCGACGGGAACATCAAAGATTTCAGCGACTGAAATTTCGGCGGGTTCGCGTGTCGCGATCGTTGGAGATGACGTCAGTGGAAAGTCTTCGCTGGCAAAATCTTTGGTGGGACTGGTCGCACCAAATCACGGTGTCGCCGAAGTGGCAGGATGGGACGCGGGTGACGCCGGTCGAGCCAGCGCCGGTCAAATGATTGCCTATGCCGGTGACGTCGAAGTCTTCCATTCGACATTGGCTGAAAATATCGACTTGGGTCGATCCGGGATTGGGCAAAATCGAGTGCGGGAGGTACTGCATTTGGTCGGCCTTTGGGAGGATGTCTTGCGACTTCCCGATGGCATTCAAACCAAGTTGCAATCCAATGCCTATCCGCTCAGCCGCACCCAGTCTGAGAAATTGATGGTGGCAAGAGCGATCAGTAGCCATCCAAAACTATTGGTCATTGACGGGATTCTCGATCACCTTGACGCAGACTCTCGCGACTCGCTTTTCCAAGTCCTGGCCGATCCGAATGCGCCGTGGACGCTCGTCATCGTGACCAATGATGACGCGTTGGCTTCTAAGTGCGACCAACAAATATCCGTCCGAACAAATTGA